The Coffea arabica cultivar ET-39 chromosome 1e, Coffea Arabica ET-39 HiFi, whole genome shotgun sequence genome has a window encoding:
- the LOC113700848 gene encoding WAT1-related protein At5g40230-like translates to MRNGKGRQYCYREILPFAAMVIVECANVGNSTLFKAASDQGMSFMVFVVYSFGLCSLALIPIAFIFHRNTPLPRFTLPVFGRVCLLGVLGFAAQMLGCKGLEYGSPTLSYALSNLLPAFTFALAIIFRMEKLDLKSFTSQAKILGTLVSISGALVVVLYKGLPVIRTSSQYQSLNQPVGLVSSQSNWALGGLLLALDYLVLSIWYIVQTQTVKMYPAEFLVVLFYTAGVTIVSAPVCFFLEPDLKTWSISTTIMLISLLYAAIIGTGFGTVVHTWGLKVKGPVYVALFRPLSIAIAAFMGVVFLGDTLYLGSVIGAILISIGFYVVSWGKAQEEMSEDGGVLRIESAASENVPLLG, encoded by the exons ATGAGAAACGGCAAAGGAAGACAGTATTGTTACAGAGAGATTTTGCCATTTGCAGCGATGGTAATAGTGGAGTGTGCCAACGTGGGTAATAGCACTCTGTTTAAAGCTGCCTCTGATCAAGGAATGAGCTTCATGGTCTTCGTTGTCTACTCTTTCGGTTTATGCAGTCTCGCTCTCATACCCATCGCCTTCATTTTCCACAG GAATACTCCGCTTCCTCGGTTCACTTTACCAGTCTTTGGtagagtttgtcttcttggcgTTCTTGG ATTTGCAGCTCAAATGCTTGGTTGTAAGGGGCTTGAATACGGTTCGCCTACTCTATCTTATGCTCTCAGCAATCTCCTACCAGCTTTTACCTTCGCACTCGCCATTATCTTCAG AATGGAAAAGCTGGACTTAAAAAGTTTTACCAGTCAGGCCAAAATCCTAGGCACTTTGGTATCTATATCAGGTGCACTCGTGGTGGTTCTGTACAAAGGTCTGCCAGTTATAAGAACTTCTTCACAGTACCAATCTCTTAACCAGCCTGTGGGATTAGTATCATCACAATCAAATTGGGCTCTAGGAGGCCTTCTCCTTGCCTTAGACTATCTCGTATTATCCATTTGGTACATTGTTCAG ACTCAGACGGTCAAGATGTATCCAGCAGAGTTTCTAGTTGTACTTTTCTACACTGCAGGTGTGACGATTGTATCTGCTCCAGTGTGTTTCTTTCTGGAGCCGGATTTAAAAACTTGGAGTATATCGACAACAATAATGCTTATCTCACTTTTATATGCT GCAATCATTGGTACAGGTTTTGGTACAGTTGTACACACCTGGGGCCTGAAAGTAAAAGGCCCCGTCTATGTAGCATTATTTCGACCACTGTCGATAGCCATTGCTGCTTTCATGGGTGTTGTTTTCCTTGGTGATACGCTCTATCTTGGAAG TGTGATTGGAGCAATACTGATTTCCATCGGATTTTATGTCGTCTCGTGGGGAAAAGCGCAAGAGGAAATGAGTGAGGATGGGGGAGTTCTCAGAATTGAGTCAGCTGCCTCTGAAAATGTCCCTCTATTAGGATGA
- the LOC113691615 gene encoding serine/threonine-protein kinase PBS1-like: protein MKIAADVAKGLEYLHDKANPSAIYRDFKSSNIFLDERFVPKLSDFGLAKLGPTGDKLHVSTRVMGTYGYCAPECATTGQLTVKSDVYSFGVVFLELINGKAIVSLVHFPAFHHQPSGLS, encoded by the exons ATGAAGATAGCAGCAGATGTGGCCAAAGGTTTGGAGTATCTTCATGATAAGGCAAATCCTTCTGCCATTTATAGGGATTTCAAGTCATCTAACATATTTCTGGATGAAAGGTTTGTTCCAAAACTTTCAGACTTTGGGCTGGCAAAACTTGGTCCTACTGGAGACAAGTTGCATGTCTCCACAAGGGTCATGGGAACTTATGGTTATTGTGCTCCTGAGTGTGCTACGACTGGGCAATTGACAGTGAAATCTGATGTCTATAGTTTTGGGGTTGTCTTCCTGGAActtatt AATGGTAAAGCAATTGTATCTCTAGTGCACTTTCCTGCTTTTCATCATCAACCGAGTGGTTTATCATGA